CAACGCAAGATTTTTAACGTCTTGGTTTCGGTGGCCACAACTTGAACAAAGTTGACTGGAAGGGAAGTTTTAGGTCACCGTTACCACCTGCTTTCCATACCATTTTGCTTTATCCCGGTGGTAAGCGCCCGTAAAACTCCCGCTTCAAACCCGTAAGCGGGAGTTTTACGGGCGGGCGACTAACACCCCGATTCGTTCAACTAACCATCAGAGGGAAAAAATCCCTCTGATGGAAGTTTCATTTTATATTCAAGCATGTTGCGAAAACGCGACCAACTGACCTCACTAATCGCCTTGGCCAAGTTATGATTTTTCAGCATATTCGCGTTCCAGAAATTCTTTCCTGCAAAAAACCAGCTAAACGATGATCTACCACGGCAATTGAAGACTCAAAATGTGTTTTTTTGTTCCTAGCAGTCCTCAGACGTAGCAGTGGAGGACTCTAAATGCAGTTTTTAAACCCGAACAGTCTTCAAAGAATCGGGAGATATATGAATAGGAGTTTTGGAAAGAATTTTTGATATAGACCACTAGTGCATATTGGTTTAATTTACCGCTCACACCCTCGGTTTTATCGTCGATGTGTCCGACCAACATAAAAAGATCAGCATTGGCTGTCACTACCATCGAGTGGCGACTAATTTCAAGCATATCTCAATGATTTGGCGCCACAGCTACAGGTGATCATTTATTTCAGCCGTTCAGCACTAGGTATATGTGCTCATCTTCCGCTGTCAATCACTGCAGCGGTCGCTCCTCTTTGACCGCTTGCTTTAACTTTTGCTGCATTTCGCCGATCCCGCGACTTCCAAGTAGCGGCATCTCAATGTCGGCATGTGGACCAAGGCTTTTTTCAATGATGGGCTTGTATTTTTTACCGGTAAGGACGACGAAATGTTGAAAATCACTCAGTCGTTTCTTTTGGACTTGTTCAGCTAAACTTTGCATTGAAATAATGTCATCACTTTTATGACTAAACGACAAATCGTAAGGCCCGGAAACAGTATCCTCCGGCTGCAAAAATCCATGTTTCGCTGATAAAATCACCCATTGGGGATAAAACATCTCTGCATACGCACGGCACAGACGGTGAAATGTTCCAATGTAAGCATCTCGCGCCGGTACTGGCCCAATGTCCCCTTCTTTATCCCATATTTTTTTATTTCCACATGGAAGAATGGCGAGCGTATGCAAAAAAACAACTCCTCGTTAAACTGATTAATCGGCGTTTTGAGTTTATCCGTTAAACATTGCATAGACCTTACGATTTGGTCGAGGCCCATCAAACTCACAATAATAAATGCCTTGCCAGGTTCCGATCACGAGTTTTCCATCCTTCACAAGCACTGTTTCACTTGTCCCCACGGTGCTTGCTTTCAAATGGGCCGCTGTATTT
The Salicibibacter kimchii DNA segment above includes these coding regions:
- a CDS encoding DUF6884 domain-containing protein, whose amino-acid sequence is MHTLAILPCGNKKIWDKEGDIGPVPARDAYIGTFHRLCRAYAEMFYPQWVILSAKHGFLQPEDTVSGPYDLSFSHKSDDIISMQSLAEQVQKKRLSDFQHFVVLTGKKYKPIIEKSLGPHADIEMPLLGSRGIGEMQQKLKQAVKEERPLQ